Proteins encoded together in one Oxalobacteraceae sp. CFBP 8761 window:
- a CDS encoding phenylalanine--tRNA ligase subunit beta: MQFSENWLRSIVNPQIDSGALSHLLTMSGLEVEEVEAVAPPFSNVVVAEVKEVVKHPNADRLNVCQVDVGTGTLLNIVCGAPNVRAGMKAICAKAGAVLPPGADGKPFEIKVGQLRGVESQGMMCSSKELGISEESNGLMELPADAPVGQSIRDYLGLDDLKFTIKLTPNKADCLSVLGVAREVAALTGAPLMLEPTRTVAVNSDEILPVKVSAPDLCGRFAGRVIRGLNARAATPDWMKRRLERSGQRSVSALVDISNYVMLEVGRPSHVFDLAKIHGSLDVRWGKAGESLKLLNGNTVAVDEWVGVIADEAQIESLAGIMGGDSTAVSLDTTDIYLEAAFWWPSAIQGRARRFNFSTDAAHRFERGVDYATVPEHLERITALLIDICGTPDSKVGPIDDQIVNLPVRAPVVLRTARAAQVIGVPLTDAVIADIFTRLHLGFVQEEGVFHVTAPTYRFDIEIEEDLIEEVARVYGFENIPTRPPTAPSAMLIEPENTRSLFAIRHQLADLGFQEVVNMSFVESTWEQDFAGNLEPIRLQNPIASQLSVMRSSLIGSLVANVRYNINRKAGRVRAFEVGGVFKRNASVMDGPLTVAGYDQPKRVAAIAYGPALDEQWDVATRAVDFFDLKADLEALFAPRQLRFSTAEHPALHPGRSANVMLDDQQIGVIGELHPRWLQKYDLPQAPVVFEVDAEALRGRVVPVYAEISKFPGATRDLALVVKQDVPAQSVMDAFTAEIAVNPMGKIVQAVVLFDEYRGKGLEADEKSLAFRFSLQDTQSTLQDDAVDAIMAAVLATASTKLNAKLRA; the protein is encoded by the coding sequence ATGCAATTCTCCGAAAACTGGCTCCGCTCGATCGTCAATCCGCAGATCGACTCCGGCGCGCTGTCGCACCTGCTCACCATGTCGGGCCTCGAAGTCGAAGAGGTCGAAGCGGTCGCACCACCGTTCTCGAACGTCGTCGTGGCCGAGGTCAAGGAAGTGGTCAAGCACCCGAACGCCGACCGCCTGAACGTGTGCCAGGTCGATGTCGGCACCGGCACCTTGCTCAATATCGTGTGCGGCGCGCCGAACGTGCGTGCCGGCATGAAAGCGATCTGCGCGAAAGCCGGCGCCGTGCTGCCGCCAGGCGCCGATGGCAAGCCGTTTGAAATCAAGGTTGGCCAGCTGCGCGGCGTCGAGTCGCAGGGCATGATGTGCTCGAGCAAAGAGCTCGGCATCTCCGAAGAAAGCAATGGCTTGATGGAACTGCCGGCCGACGCGCCGGTGGGCCAGAGCATCCGCGACTACCTGGGCCTGGATGACCTGAAGTTCACGATCAAGCTCACGCCGAACAAGGCCGACTGCCTGTCCGTGCTGGGCGTGGCACGCGAAGTGGCAGCCCTGACCGGCGCACCTTTGATGCTCGAGCCGACCCGCACGGTGGCCGTCAACAGCGATGAGATCCTGCCTGTCAAGGTGTCGGCGCCGGACCTGTGCGGCCGTTTCGCCGGCCGCGTGATCCGCGGCCTGAATGCGCGCGCGGCCACACCTGACTGGATGAAGCGTCGCCTGGAACGCAGCGGCCAGCGCTCGGTATCGGCCCTGGTCGACATCTCCAATTACGTGATGCTCGAAGTCGGCCGTCCGTCGCATGTGTTCGACCTGGCCAAGATCCACGGCAGCCTCGACGTACGCTGGGGCAAGGCCGGTGAGTCCCTCAAGCTTCTCAATGGCAACACCGTTGCCGTCGACGAGTGGGTCGGCGTGATCGCCGATGAAGCACAGATCGAATCGCTGGCCGGCATCATGGGCGGCGATTCGACCGCCGTGTCCCTCGACACCACCGATATCTATCTGGAAGCAGCATTCTGGTGGCCGAGCGCCATCCAGGGCCGTGCCCGCCGCTTCAATTTCTCGACCGATGCCGCGCACCGCTTCGAGCGTGGCGTCGACTACGCGACCGTGCCCGAGCACCTCGAGCGCATCACGGCGCTCCTGATCGACATCTGCGGCACGCCGGACAGCAAGGTTGGCCCGATCGACGACCAGATCGTCAACCTGCCGGTGCGTGCGCCGGTCGTGCTGCGCACGGCGCGCGCCGCTCAAGTGATCGGCGTGCCGCTGACCGATGCCGTGATCGCCGACATCTTCACGCGCCTGCATTTGGGCTTCGTGCAAGAAGAGGGCGTGTTCCACGTGACGGCGCCGACCTACCGCTTCGACATCGAGATCGAGGAAGACCTGATCGAGGAAGTCGCGCGCGTCTATGGCTTCGAGAACATTCCTACCCGGCCGCCCACCGCGCCGAGCGCGATGCTGATCGAGCCGGAAAACACCCGCTCGCTGTTCGCGATCCGCCACCAGCTGGCCGACCTGGGCTTCCAGGAAGTGGTCAACATGAGCTTTGTCGAAAGCACGTGGGAACAGGATTTCGCCGGCAACCTCGAGCCGATCCGCCTGCAGAACCCGATTGCCAGCCAGCTCAGCGTGATGCGTTCGTCGCTGATCGGCAGCCTGGTCGCCAACGTGCGCTACAACATCAACCGCAAGGCTGGCCGCGTGCGCGCGTTCGAAGTCGGCGGCGTGTTCAAGCGCAACGCGTCGGTCATGGATGGTCCGCTGACGGTGGCCGGTTACGACCAGCCAAAGCGCGTCGCCGCGATTGCCTACGGCCCTGCGCTCGACGAGCAGTGGGACGTCGCCACGCGCGCCGTCGACTTCTTCGATCTGAAGGCCGATCTCGAAGCACTGTTCGCGCCGCGCCAGCTGCGTTTCTCCACTGCCGAACATCCAGCGCTGCACCCGGGCCGCTCGGCCAACGTCATGCTCGACGACCAGCAGATCGGCGTGATCGGCGAGCTGCACCCGCGCTGGCTGCAAAAGTATGATCTGCCGCAAGCACCGGTCGTGTTCGAGGTCGATGCTGAAGCATTGCGCGGTCGCGTCGTGCCGGTCTATGCCGAGATTTCCAAGTTCCCGGGCGCCACGCGCGACCTCGCGCTGGTCGTAAAACAGGACGTGCCGGCCCAGTCCGTAATGGATGCTTTTACTGCTGAAATCGCAGTAAATCCTATGGGAAAGATCGTGCAAGCCGTTGTTTTGTTTGATGAATATCGCGGCAAGGGTCTCGAAGCGGATGAAAAAAGCCTTGCTTTCCGCTTTAGCTTGCAAGATACTCAATCGACACTGCAGGACGATGCGGTCGACGCCATCATGGCGGCGGTGCTCGCCACTGCTTCAACCAAACTGAACGCGAAGCTGCGTGCATAA
- a CDS encoding integration host factor subunit alpha: protein MLVARVRKEAEQSLPTLTKAELAELLFEQVGLNKREAKDMVETFFDEIRNALERGEAVKLSGFGNFQLRDKPQRPGRNPKTGEEIPITARRVVTFHASQKLKAMVEEAGPGNSGSGSMARAA from the coding sequence ATGCTGGTGGCGCGCGTGCGTAAAGAGGCAGAGCAGTCATTGCCCACGCTGACCAAAGCCGAGTTGGCCGAACTGCTGTTCGAACAGGTCGGGCTGAACAAGCGCGAAGCCAAGGACATGGTCGAGACCTTCTTCGACGAGATCCGCAATGCACTCGAGCGCGGCGAAGCCGTCAAGCTGTCGGGCTTTGGCAATTTCCAGCTGCGCGACAAGCCGCAGCGGCCTGGCCGCAATCCGAAAACCGGGGAAGAAATTCCCATTACGGCACGCCGCGTCGTGACGTTCCACGCCAGCCAGAAGCTCAAGGCCATGGTCGAAGAAGCCGGGCCGGGCAATTCGGGCTCGGGTTCGATGGCGCGCGCAGCCTGA
- a CDS encoding MerR family transcriptional regulator, with translation MNDRPNKTELTVLPPIPAKRYFTIGEVSELCGVKPHVLRYWEQEFTQLKPVKRRGNRRYYQHHEVLLIRRIRELLYEQGFTISGARNRLDHRATVVAELDEERLRDAPPAIDGDKLRAGLLDILDLLKHGSQPAP, from the coding sequence ATGAACGACCGACCAAACAAGACCGAACTGACCGTGCTGCCACCTATTCCGGCCAAACGTTATTTCACGATTGGGGAAGTCAGTGAGCTGTGCGGTGTCAAACCCCATGTGTTGCGCTACTGGGAGCAAGAATTCACCCAGCTCAAGCCTGTCAAACGTCGTGGCAACCGCCGCTATTACCAGCACCACGAAGTGCTGTTGATCCGGCGCATCCGCGAATTGCTGTACGAGCAGGGCTTCACCATCAGCGGCGCCCGCAACCGGCTCGACCACCGCGCCACCGTAGTGGCTGAGCTCGACGAAGAGCGCCTGCGCGACGCCCCACCAGCCATCGATGGCGACAAACTGCGCGCCGGCTTGCTGGATATTCTCGATCTGCTGAAACACGGATCGCAGCCAGCGCCATAG
- a CDS encoding response regulator transcription factor, whose translation MIRVAICDDHQIVRAGFKQIFSSSGDFEVVAEGATGREALDIARREICDVLLLDIAMPDQSGIDILRTIRQGQPNLPVLILSGYPAQQYALNLFKMGANGYLNKECEADELKTAVRTVFQGRRYVSSTVGELLAQSFDRDPNTALHTELSDREFQVFLRLAKGATVSDIGNALSLSIKTVSTYRTRIMEKMGLQSNSDLTYYAMKNNLLD comes from the coding sequence ATGATACGCGTTGCCATTTGTGACGATCACCAGATAGTACGAGCAGGTTTCAAGCAGATTTTTTCGTCGTCGGGCGACTTCGAAGTCGTGGCCGAAGGCGCTACGGGCCGTGAGGCACTGGATATCGCGCGCCGCGAGATTTGCGACGTGCTGCTGCTCGACATCGCCATGCCAGACCAAAGCGGCATCGACATCCTGCGCACGATTCGTCAGGGCCAGCCCAACCTGCCGGTGTTGATTCTGTCGGGTTATCCGGCGCAGCAATACGCGCTGAACCTGTTCAAGATGGGTGCGAACGGTTACCTGAACAAGGAATGCGAAGCGGACGAGCTCAAGACGGCCGTGCGCACCGTATTCCAGGGCCGGCGTTACGTGTCGTCCACCGTCGGTGAATTGCTGGCCCAGAGTTTTGACCGCGATCCGAACACGGCGCTGCACACCGAGCTCTCCGATCGCGAGTTCCAGGTGTTCCTGCGTCTGGCGAAGGGCGCCACCGTGTCCGATATCGGCAATGCGCTGTCGCTGTCGATCAAGACCGTGTCGACCTACCGCACCCGGATCATGGAAAAAATGGGCCTGCAGTCCAACTCAGACTTGACCTACTACGCTATGAAGAACAATCTGCTCGACTAA
- a CDS encoding CHASE3 domain-containing protein: MYFSTTWADRPARRLPLHKSVLCLVCVVLLVVNGVFLLRNLDDLRDANLLQAQTAQVSDELQYLNLLVTDAESSLRGYFLSNDPVYLSPLRGAPQQIDAQLRALGVLLADNPSQTRNLAQLRALVQRKLALLNQSLDVFRHGGLDDIVANAASPDERAEMDEIRLQVVIMAREQNELLKSRTAGFYQQYRHAALFGVSINVAAIIILLLFYKLVQRAFGARLDAEHALQQTNDGLEHIVAERTAQLSVLSRHLIRVSEEEKSRLARELHDEMGANLTAIGIDLATVIDRLRANEPDLADKLGRARRTLVDTVQLKRRIIENLRPSLLDNMGLSAALQSYCADYAHVTSLDCDALIDADVDEAGPTQAIALFRITQEALNNIAKYAKARNVIVNLTREPTGWGLEITDDGIGIPDGMLTGTKSHGLLGMRERALLLGGTLVVERGVNDVGTCVRALIPALAPGGNEVAGTVYTPPALTQSAGPEYQDSLPHGAANPG; the protein is encoded by the coding sequence ATGTATTTTTCTACCACCTGGGCGGACCGCCCGGCCCGTCGTCTTCCTCTTCACAAGTCGGTGCTGTGCCTCGTCTGCGTGGTGCTGCTTGTGGTCAATGGCGTATTCTTGCTGCGCAATCTCGATGATTTGCGCGACGCCAATCTGCTCCAGGCGCAGACTGCCCAGGTCTCCGACGAGCTGCAATACCTGAATCTCCTCGTTACGGATGCCGAATCCAGTCTGCGTGGCTATTTCCTTTCAAACGATCCGGTGTATCTGAGCCCGCTGCGCGGCGCGCCACAGCAGATCGATGCCCAGTTGCGCGCACTTGGCGTGCTGCTTGCCGATAATCCTTCTCAAACCCGCAATCTGGCGCAATTGCGCGCGCTGGTCCAGCGCAAGCTCGCCTTGCTGAATCAGTCGCTCGACGTATTCCGCCACGGTGGCCTGGATGACATCGTTGCGAATGCTGCGTCACCGGACGAGCGCGCGGAAATGGATGAAATCCGCCTGCAAGTGGTGATCATGGCGCGTGAACAGAATGAGTTACTCAAGTCGCGCACCGCCGGTTTTTATCAGCAGTATCGGCATGCCGCCCTGTTCGGTGTCAGCATCAATGTCGCGGCCATCATTATCCTGCTGCTCTTTTACAAGCTGGTGCAGCGTGCCTTCGGGGCGCGCCTGGATGCCGAGCATGCGTTGCAGCAGACGAACGACGGTCTCGAGCACATTGTTGCGGAACGTACGGCGCAATTGTCGGTCCTGTCGCGCCACCTGATTCGCGTGTCGGAAGAAGAAAAATCACGGCTTGCACGCGAACTGCACGACGAAATGGGCGCCAACCTGACGGCAATCGGCATTGACCTGGCCACCGTCATTGATCGCTTGCGGGCGAATGAACCGGATCTGGCGGATAAGCTGGGCCGTGCGCGCCGCACGCTGGTCGACACCGTGCAGCTCAAGCGCCGCATCATCGAAAACCTGCGACCGAGCCTGCTCGACAATATGGGCTTGTCGGCGGCGCTGCAAAGTTATTGCGCCGATTATGCGCACGTGACGTCGCTCGATTGTGATGCGCTGATCGATGCCGATGTCGATGAAGCTGGTCCGACGCAGGCCATCGCCCTGTTCCGCATCACGCAGGAGGCGCTCAACAACATCGCCAAGTATGCGAAGGCGCGCAATGTCATCGTGAATCTGACGCGCGAGCCGACTGGATGGGGTCTGGAAATTACCGACGATGGGATCGGCATCCCTGATGGCATGCTGACCGGAACCAAATCCCATGGCTTGCTTGGCATGCGTGAACGCGCCTTGCTATTGGGCGGTACGTTAGTGGTGGAGCGGGGAGTGAATGACGTTGGAACGTGTGTTCGCGCGCTGATTCCGGCATTGGCGCCGGGCGGCAATGAGGTGGCAGGCACCGTTTACACACCGCCGGCCCTGACGCAGAGTGCAGGGCCGGAATATCAGGATTCGTTACCGCACGGGGCAGCGAACCCGGGTTGA
- a CDS encoding Crp/Fnr family transcriptional regulator has translation MNNTQLAGITQKAKSQTPATSEAMKSQSKPIVSYSGTQQNELLAALPRMDLEEMFDHLELVAMPFGKELFEYGSKLEYVYFPTTAIVSLLYVMEDGATTEIAVVGHEGAVGVSLFMGERATCSAVVQSAGYGYRLRTQYLRDAFNRGGALPQLLMRYTNALFAQMAQNAVGGRHSSIEQKLCRWLLDRLDRSASNELKVTQELISIMLGVRRESITAAAGKLQDEGLIQYRRGNITVLDRAGLEDYAGECYKVAKSEYDRLLSDVAR, from the coding sequence ATGAACAACACTCAACTTGCTGGTATCACACAAAAAGCAAAAAGCCAGACCCCTGCCACGAGTGAGGCAATGAAGTCCCAGTCTAAACCGATCGTCAGCTACAGCGGCACCCAACAAAATGAATTGCTGGCAGCACTGCCACGCATGGATCTCGAAGAAATGTTCGACCACCTCGAACTGGTGGCGATGCCATTCGGTAAAGAACTGTTCGAGTATGGCAGCAAACTGGAATACGTGTATTTCCCGACAACGGCAATCGTGTCGCTGCTGTACGTGATGGAAGATGGCGCCACGACCGAAATCGCTGTCGTCGGCCACGAAGGTGCAGTCGGTGTGTCGCTGTTCATGGGTGAGCGCGCTACCTGCTCGGCTGTCGTACAAAGCGCTGGCTACGGTTATCGCCTGCGCACCCAGTACCTGCGTGACGCCTTCAACCGCGGCGGCGCCCTGCCACAACTGCTGATGCGCTACACCAATGCCCTGTTCGCCCAGATGGCACAGAACGCAGTCGGCGGCCGTCACAGCTCGATCGAACAGAAGCTGTGCCGCTGGTTGCTCGATCGTCTGGATCGTTCAGCAAGCAACGAGCTGAAAGTGACCCAGGAACTGATCTCGATCATGCTGGGTGTGCGCCGCGAGAGCATCACTGCCGCCGCAGGCAAGCTGCAAGACGAAGGCCTGATCCAGTACCGTCGCGGCAACATCACCGTACTCGACCGTGCTGGCCTGGAAGACTACGCTGGCGAATGCTACAAGGTTGCCAAGTCGGAATACGACCGCCTGCTGTCGGACGTCGCACGCTAA
- a CDS encoding response regulator transcription factor, whose protein sequence is MGLQIGLHILLVEDDTVLADGLLRALDAQDMTVHLVRDGLAADTALQRAESTPTFDVAVLDIGLPGIDGFEVVRRLRARGGAIPVLLLTARDAVEDRVRGLETGADDYLVKPFATAELVARIRALARRHAPPSSVLTLGRLSLDSATRRARIGEGAIELSVREWGVLEYLLQQAGRVVSKQQILDAILPWGDDVTLNAVEVYVSRLRLKLDGADVAIRTIRGFGYLLEAVA, encoded by the coding sequence ATGGGGCTGCAAATCGGGCTGCATATATTGCTGGTCGAAGACGATACCGTGCTCGCCGACGGTTTGCTGCGCGCACTCGATGCGCAGGACATGACCGTTCACCTGGTGCGCGACGGCCTCGCCGCTGACACCGCCTTGCAACGTGCCGAGTCCACCCCCACATTCGACGTTGCTGTGCTGGATATCGGCCTGCCCGGGATCGATGGTTTCGAGGTGGTACGCCGCCTGCGCGCGCGCGGTGGCGCAATCCCCGTCCTTCTGCTGACCGCCCGCGACGCCGTCGAAGACCGCGTCCGCGGCCTGGAAACCGGCGCCGACGACTATCTGGTCAAACCCTTTGCTACTGCCGAACTGGTCGCCCGCATCCGCGCGCTGGCCCGCCGTCATGCGCCGCCGTCGTCTGTTCTGACCCTGGGCCGCCTGAGCCTCGACAGTGCTACCCGCCGCGCACGCATCGGCGAAGGCGCTATCGAATTGTCCGTGCGCGAGTGGGGCGTGCTCGAATACCTGCTGCAGCAGGCAGGCCGCGTCGTCTCCAAGCAGCAGATTCTCGACGCCATCCTGCCGTGGGGCGACGATGTCACGCTCAATGCCGTGGAAGTCTATGTCTCACGCCTGCGCCTGAAGCTCGATGGCGCCGACGTGGCGATCCGCACCATCCGCGGCTTCGGCTACCTGCTCGAAGCGGTTGCATGA
- a CDS encoding sensor histidine kinase has translation MNSIRLRLLKWLLGPILLVNLVLAALVAGLAWTPAQVAFDAGLMDTATALAGRVAAGSAASLPPVTPAATGERAWFVVRDVGGRHLEGSRTFPPLRPGAPAYDAEVDGEPVRVVALAVATPTGVRHVGVAHTLRQRLEVRAAIVRSLVVLVSLGTLTLVGVVWLSVGNGLRPLARIRAELARRGPGDLAPIPADGVPYEIAPVVSGFNDLLDKVEAGARAQRDFLADMAHQLRTPLAGVQLQLEWLHARHAQDADTVASLAMMGLANERMIRQVNQLLALARAREGRPGDHVGPLDLALLVQESIQFFVDKAARKEIDLGFELAPAPVTGDAFQLRDLIDNLVDNALRYTPEGGQVTVGCGVDGGATQFSVVDSGPGIPVARRAAVFERFVRLDDKSTGSGLGLAIVRDIARAHRADVAIGGAAGGGTHVVVRFGTSG, from the coding sequence ATGAACAGCATTCGCCTGCGCCTGCTGAAATGGCTGCTCGGGCCGATTCTGCTTGTCAATCTCGTGCTCGCCGCGCTCGTCGCGGGCCTGGCCTGGACACCCGCCCAGGTGGCGTTCGACGCCGGCCTCATGGACACGGCCACCGCGTTGGCGGGCCGCGTGGCCGCTGGCAGTGCTGCCAGCCTGCCGCCTGTGACCCCTGCTGCGACGGGTGAGCGCGCCTGGTTCGTCGTGCGCGACGTGGGAGGCCGGCATCTCGAAGGAAGCAGGACTTTTCCGCCATTGCGCCCCGGCGCGCCGGCATATGACGCCGAGGTTGACGGCGAGCCGGTGCGCGTCGTCGCGCTGGCCGTGGCCACGCCGACCGGCGTACGTCACGTCGGCGTCGCCCACACATTGCGCCAGCGCCTCGAGGTGCGCGCCGCCATCGTGCGCTCTCTCGTCGTGCTGGTCTCGCTCGGCACGCTGACGCTGGTTGGCGTCGTCTGGCTTTCTGTTGGCAATGGCTTGCGGCCGCTGGCACGCATCCGCGCCGAGCTGGCCAGGCGTGGACCGGGCGACCTCGCCCCCATTCCCGCCGACGGGGTGCCCTATGAAATCGCGCCCGTGGTCAGTGGCTTCAACGACCTGCTGGACAAAGTCGAGGCCGGCGCGCGGGCCCAGCGCGACTTTCTGGCCGACATGGCGCACCAGCTCCGCACGCCGCTGGCCGGCGTGCAATTACAGCTCGAATGGCTGCATGCCCGTCACGCGCAGGACGCCGACACCGTGGCGTCGCTCGCCATGATGGGCCTGGCCAACGAGCGCATGATCCGCCAGGTAAATCAGTTGCTGGCGCTGGCGCGGGCGAGGGAAGGGCGGCCAGGTGACCATGTCGGCCCGCTCGACCTGGCGCTGCTGGTGCAGGAATCGATCCAGTTTTTCGTTGACAAGGCGGCGCGCAAGGAGATCGATCTGGGCTTCGAGCTGGCACCGGCGCCAGTCACGGGCGACGCCTTTCAATTGCGCGATCTGATCGACAACCTGGTTGACAATGCACTGCGCTATACGCCGGAGGGCGGACAGGTGACGGTCGGTTGCGGAGTAGATGGCGGGGCGACGCAGTTTTCTGTCGTCGATTCCGGTCCCGGCATCCCCGTCGCCCGGCGCGCCGCCGTGTTCGAGCGCTTCGTGCGGCTCGATGACAAGTCCACTGGCAGCGGCCTGGGGCTGGCGATCGTGCGCGACATCGCACGTGCTCACCGCGCGGACGTGGCGATTGGCGGGGCAGCGGGCGGTGGCACGCACGTCGTTGTGCGTTTTGGCACATCGGGCTGA
- a CDS encoding prepilin-type N-terminal cleavage/methylation domain-containing protein — MQQRQSGFTLVELMVVVAVIGILSAIALPSYNSYILRARLAEAHGDLASTQPRLEQYWSNERTYEGFAGKPADTKNFTYALTSASASAYVLTATGRAGAAEFVYTIDQAGTRATTGAPAGWTKKDTCWVDRKDGACTQ, encoded by the coding sequence ATGCAGCAACGTCAATCCGGTTTTACGCTCGTCGAGCTCATGGTCGTCGTGGCCGTCATCGGCATCCTGAGCGCCATTGCCTTACCTTCTTACAATAGCTACATCCTGCGCGCGCGCCTGGCTGAAGCCCATGGCGACCTGGCGTCGACCCAGCCGCGTCTTGAGCAGTACTGGTCCAACGAACGCACGTACGAGGGCTTTGCCGGCAAGCCCGCCGACACCAAGAACTTTACCTACGCGCTGACGAGCGCCAGCGCCAGCGCTTATGTGCTGACCGCAACCGGCCGCGCGGGCGCTGCCGAGTTCGTTTATACCATCGACCAGGCCGGTACTCGCGCCACCACCGGCGCACCGGCCGGCTGGACCAAGAAAGACACTTGCTGGGTCGACCGCAAGGATGGCGCATGTACCCAATAA
- a CDS encoding prepilin-type N-terminal cleavage/methylation domain-containing protein has translation MYPISPPRRLAGGFTLIESMVGLVVLGILLAVGVPQMTGWLASTRATGAAQFYADGFAQARNLAMTHNSQSRLVFAPGANGQPGWQIDVCLRNSDNPCTDGSNDWSTATTVAKGATGPTADYRSLVRSADTLPPTTMLTITLDPADDDAVYFTPLGWIDAGQQNQVRRVDLAPAGTLVGEFKASAVVLTLGGMAVTCVPGAAPGDSRRCPQ, from the coding sequence ATGTACCCAATAAGCCCACCCCGGCGCCTTGCAGGCGGCTTCACGCTGATCGAGTCGATGGTCGGCCTGGTCGTGCTGGGCATTCTGCTGGCCGTGGGCGTGCCGCAGATGACGGGCTGGCTGGCCAGTACGCGCGCCACCGGCGCGGCGCAGTTCTACGCCGACGGCTTCGCGCAGGCGCGCAACCTGGCCATGACGCACAACAGCCAGAGCCGGCTGGTGTTTGCTCCCGGCGCCAATGGCCAGCCAGGCTGGCAGATCGATGTGTGCCTGCGTAACAGCGACAACCCCTGTACCGATGGCAGCAACGACTGGTCGACCGCCACCACGGTGGCCAAGGGGGCAACCGGCCCGACGGCAGACTACCGCTCGCTAGTACGCAGCGCCGACACGCTGCCCCCGACCACCATGCTGACCATCACATTGGATCCGGCCGACGATGACGCCGTGTATTTCACGCCGCTGGGCTGGATCGATGCCGGCCAGCAGAATCAGGTGCGCCGTGTCGACCTCGCGCCAGCCGGCACGCTCGTGGGTGAATTCAAGGCGTCAGCCGTCGTGCTGACCCTGGGCGGCATGGCGGTGACCTGTGTGCCGGGCGCCGCCCCCGGCGATTCACGCAGGTGCCCGCAATGA
- a CDS encoding PilW family protein, with the protein MSAPSPSPSILRAGGFSLVELMVSVVIGLLAVLFATRIMTDSERNKDAALGGSNSMQNGMLAMFQISSDAEQAGFGLNDPLITGCNTMFADSQGYELAPAKRGAATIRPLAAAVIEPGGTGPDRLTLYAGGAPGGTSTMRVIKNYMGGTSVEVDRDPWGYFTLGDVIVVAPENIGADCALAQISSVPDKPELAFGATSQRFNRGALGANYTGNTTRLFNLGPGARLAFHTWSVEGGYLRLRATDMANAATTAQAVTGDIVSLKAQYGFDRRLGAAFALEKGTAISAWSSTMIDADGDGVTGSPGDYGRIVALRIAVVARGKNPERPAADGTCTATTTAPTLFARAQPSEATAEEVEIDLAVENDPVDWTCYRYRVFDTIVPLRNAGWRP; encoded by the coding sequence ATGAGCGCCCCGTCCCCGTCCCCATCTATTCTTCGCGCCGGTGGCTTTTCGCTGGTCGAACTGATGGTCAGCGTCGTCATCGGTCTGCTGGCAGTGCTGTTTGCGACGAGGATCATGACCGACAGCGAGCGCAACAAGGACGCCGCACTGGGCGGCTCCAACTCGATGCAGAACGGCATGCTGGCCATGTTCCAGATCAGCAGCGACGCTGAGCAGGCCGGCTTTGGACTGAACGATCCGTTGATCACCGGCTGCAACACCATGTTTGCCGACAGCCAGGGCTACGAGCTGGCGCCGGCCAAGCGCGGCGCGGCCACGATCCGGCCGCTGGCCGCTGCCGTGATCGAGCCGGGCGGCACGGGCCCGGACCGCCTGACGCTGTACGCAGGCGGCGCTCCTGGCGGCACGTCGACGATGCGCGTGATCAAGAATTACATGGGCGGCACCAGCGTCGAGGTCGATCGCGATCCATGGGGTTACTTCACGCTCGGTGACGTGATCGTCGTCGCGCCCGAAAACATCGGGGCCGATTGCGCGCTGGCGCAGATATCGAGCGTTCCCGACAAGCCTGAACTGGCCTTCGGCGCGACCAGCCAGCGCTTCAACCGCGGCGCGCTGGGCGCGAATTACACGGGCAATACGACCCGCCTGTTCAATCTCGGACCGGGCGCGCGCCTGGCGTTTCATACCTGGTCGGTCGAGGGTGGCTACCTCCGTCTGCGCGCCACCGACATGGCCAATGCTGCCACAACTGCGCAGGCGGTGACCGGCGACATCGTCTCGCTCAAGGCGCAGTACGGTTTCGACCGGCGTCTTGGCGCCGCCTTTGCACTGGAGAAGGGCACCGCCATCAGTGCCTGGTCGTCCACGATGATCGATGCCGACGGCGATGGCGTGACCGGCAGTCCCGGCGACTATGGCCGCATCGTGGCGCTGCGCATCGCCGTGGTGGCGCGCGGGAAAAACCCCGAGCGGCCTGCCGCTGACGGCACGTGCACTGCCACGACCACCGCGCCGACGCTGTTCGCGCGCGCGCAGCCGAGCGAGGCCACGGCGGAAGAAGTGGAGATCGACCTGGCGGTGGAGAACGATCCAGTCGACTGGACGTGCTATCGCTACCGCGTATTCGACACCATTGTCCCGCTGCGCAATGCGGGATGGAGGCCATGA